The Neorhodopirellula lusitana DNA window CGGGGAAATCCCGACCGGGACATTCCGCTACCTGCTGCTCCATCCTGTGCGGCGGACCGCACCGTGCTTGGTAAAGCAATGGCAGCCCGTAACGGCGACAAGTTCCGCGAGCTCTGGGGTGGAAGCTCCCGCGAGTTCAAGGGGAACCAAAGCCAAGCGGATCTCAGCCTGTGTCGCCTTCTGGCATTCTGGTGCGGACCATGCGTGGAACAGATCGACCGCCTGTTTCGCAGCAGCGGTCTGTTTCGGTCCAAGTGGGATGAGAGACACTTCAGCAGCGGGGCGACGTATGGAACGGAAACGATCCAACGAGCTATCGCAGCCCAGGACAACACCTTCTACCGGTGGCAGCGTCTTCCCAACCACGATCCGAAAAACGAATGAGAGCATTTGTGATGAATCAACCAGTATCGTCCCGCGACGAAAGCTCATTGGAAATCACGAACGGTCGCGAAGCCGATGGCAAGCCGTCTAAGGGGTTTCGGATTGTTCATGTTGCCGTTCCTGATCAGGTCTTCCAGCATGCCAAAGTCCAGGCCTTGCTGGCCGGTAAAACTTGGAGCGAATTCATAACCGACACGTTGAGGAATTCTGCCGCCAATCGCTAGCCTTCATTTCTCACGCTACACCAGGTGGATGAATTCTCTGCACATCAGATTCGAGTCTCACGTTACAGGCTTGGATTGTTTGGTCTCTTGAGTGAGCTTGCGGAAGCTGTGGTGATCTTATCCTGAATCGGCAACTGGTCTTTAGGTTCCCTGTGATCCGAACGAGAAGAGGAATCTTGTGATCGGTAAATGAAGAAGCAGATGAATCACTTGATTCAGCAACAATCTTCTTCATGAGAAATATAATGAACTACGAAACGCAGACACAATCAGCGGGCTCGAAAGCCGCTAAATCGCCCGCAGCTCCGATTGCATGGATGGGGGGGAAGAGCCTGCTTGCGAATTGGATCTTAGATTACTTTCCAGATCACAGAACCTATGTCGAGCCATACGGTGGGATGGCAAACGTTTTGCTGAAGAAGCAACCCTGTGAGATCGAGGTCTACAATGACCTCGACTTCCGACTGGTAAACCTGTTTCGAGTGATTCGTAATCCCGCGGAACTTCAGGTGCTTCAACAAATGTGCGAGCTTACCCCGTACAGCCGAAAGGAGTTCGAATCTCTTGTTCAACAAGAGGAGCCAAGCGATCCCGTTCAGCGAGCTTACTGGTTTTTTGTCCGATGCAGGCAAGCCCGAGGCGGCTTGGGGAGTCAAGCACTCACTCCAAGTGCCTGGGCTACGAGCAAGCGTGCAAGACGTCAAATGCCTGAGCCAGTATCAAAATATCTTTCCGCAGTCGACGGCCTTCCAGAGGTTGCAGATCGCTTTCGAACCGTCGTCGTTGAGTCGCTTCCAGCTCTCGAGATTTTTAAGAAGTACGATGCTGATGACTCCCTGTTTTACTGCGATCCGCCATATCCACATAGCACCTTGGCAAATCAAAAGCAGCCACTTTACGGGTGCACAATGAGTGACGCTGACCATTTGGAGTTTTTGATCACGATCAAGGCACTCAAAGCGAAGGTGATCGTCAGTGGCTATTCAACTCCTGCTTATGACCGGGAGCTTTCCAGCTGGAGGAAAAGAGAGAGATCGACACACGTGCAATTCTCCAACTCTGGAGGAAGTCGAAGCGAGGCACTTTGGATGAACTTCTAACCAGGAGACGCTTCTCATGCCGGTAACGCAATTGCATCCTCCGAATTTAGAGAATCATCTGACTTGCAGGTGTGGATTGCTTTGGTTGTACGGTTTCAATCCACTTGGTGGGAAAACCTTTGTTCGGCGATGTTGCTGGAACACATCACCAAAACGAACTAGCCAAAATTCGAAGACCTTTTCATAACGACTAAGAACAAAGAGAGAGATATTTTGAACAACGCATTGAATCCAATTGAACCCGACCAAACCATTTCACTGAGTGAAAAGTACAAAGACGTTCTAGCAAAGCTAGACGAAGGTTTTCGAAGTCCAGACATGACACCACCATCGAAGATCAATGCCAAAGACATTCCCGCGAAGCTTCGGGAATGCAATCAATGGGTATGCTGGAAGTCAAATCCTGCGACGGATGGGGATACAAACTCTATCGCACCGATTAATCCCCGCACGCTGCGTAATGCAAGTGTCACCGATAGATCGACTTGGTCATCTTTCCAAGAAGCTTTTGATACCTACCAGTCCAACTCGGACAGTCTGGCGGGAGTCGGCTTTATCTTATCTGACGACGATCCCTTCGTAGAAGTGCGTGTTTCTAACTGTCGCAATCCGAAAAGCGGCAACTTCTCGATGCTCGGGTGGTTGGTCCTGGATCAGCTAGGCACCTACTCCGAACTGTCTCATTCCGCTACCGACATTAAATTCGTCGGAGTAATGGACGCGAAGTTCCGAAACGGTCGGCTCGCATATCCAGAGAATGAGATCGAAATCAATTATTCAGCACGGTGCTTTTGCATCACAGGATGGACGATATCCGGCGGCCGGGACGTTCGAGACATTACGGAGGCACTACTGTGGATCCAAGACATCTACTTTGATTTGGACCCCAACGATTCGTCGTATGCAAAACCTTCTCCTCTGGACGTTGCACCAGACGAAGACGTTGTGGAGAAGGCTTGCTCTGCCGCGAATGGTGATAGGTTCTGGGAACTCTTCTGCGGCGGCATCTACGACAGACATTTTGATGACAACGGGGCGGACATACCATTCTGCAGACTATTAGCATTCTGGTGTGGTCCAAATCGTGACCAAATTGATCGTATAGTCAGACGCAGTGGGCTCTTTCGACCAAAATGGGATGAAAGAGACCTAATTGCCGGGACTACGTATGGAGATGTGACAATTGGGCACGCGATCGCTGCTCAGCAACCGACGTTCTTCCACTGGCCAGACAATCGTCCCAAGCCAACCTAACCCTCGGTAAAACCATGTCAATGAATCAAGGTCAAAGAAGCGACTCTGTCAGCAGCAATCCCACCCCCGCAACAGGAAGATTACCTGGAGGAAAAACTGCTGCTGGCTATCGTGTCGTCCATGTTGCCGTTCCTGAGCCTGTATTCAACCACGCGAAAGCACAGGCTTTCCTCGCCGGCAAGACCTGGACTGAGCACATCACCGACCTGCTTGAAGGTTCAGCGAAGTGACGGTCTTACACGCGAAAACAAAGTAAAGTGAGTTTTGCAATGGGCAAAGATGTCAAAATCGAATCCCACATTCCTGACTTCAATGACCTGGCATCTGAAGTCGAAGCACGAGCAACGGCAACGATTGCTAACGGAGAATACCGATGCATCTTCCTGAATCCAATCGCTACGGTCCTTGCCGATGAACCAACACCAGCATTCTTTCGAGCCGTTCGGCAACAGCAGAGACGTTGGTTCAAGCAGGCTGATCACGTGTTCCCTCGCAGCCTACGAAGATCGGTTCGCGAGTACATAGCCGATAGCGGCAGGATGTCCAGAACAGACCGCTTCCTACATCGGGCCAGATGCTGGACTGGCGTTCTGTATCAGGATGGTTGGTTAATACAACCGGATCGTTGGAAAGAGATTGAACTTCCCTGCAATTCTGACATGATTGCTCAGGCAAGATCAGCTAGCTCGCTGCGTTGATTGCTGACTCGACAGAGTCAAGAGTCTTCTTATCCATCTCAGCCAGCTTCCTGAATAACTCCGGCCGCTGACGGATTTTTTCCCGAATGCCGGCAGAGACCTTGTCTGCCAGCAGCAACTCATCTTCGTCGGCATTCAGAGCTTCGGCCGGTTTGTGGATGAACTTCTCGGACGGGTAATCGCCGAAATGCAAGCGATCATTCTCGACTTTGCAGACGCAAGACGTGTTGACGTCAAGCTGCTCCGCCAGCACGCATTGAGTCAGTTGATTTCGCTGCCTGGCTGACGCAATCTCTAACCGAACTGCCCCCCCCCCTCATTGTGAGCATAACAGCAGCGTTGTAAGCTGTGAGCACAATTTGGTCAGTTTACGGCCACCTCGTCGACCGTATGCAACCAGCAGGGCATTTTCGGAAGTGGCTTCTCGGAGAAATATCGAAGATTATAGCGAACGCGATGTTTGCACCAAGTTAATCACACCAGCGATCCTTGCGGCCGGCTGGGATCAAGATCAATTTCGCGAAGAAGTCAAACTGACCGCTGGGCGAGTGGTCGTCCGCGGGAATAAAGCGACTCGCTTAACCGGGCGCGACGAAGAAGGCGGTCCCAAGTTCGCCGATTACGTGTTGTACGCCAACCTGCAAACTCCCCTTGGCATCATCGAAGCCAAGAAGAACAAGTACCCGGTCGGGCATGGGATGCAGCAAGGCTTGGGATACGCCGAACGGCTTGACGTGCCATTCGCGTTCAGCAGCAATGGCGATGGCTTTCTGATGCACGATCGAACCGGCCTGGGTAATGTGACCGAGAAATATCTCTCGATGGCGGAGTTCCCCACCTACGAAGATCTATGGAAACGCTATCGCCAGTGGAAAGGTTGGGACACCGACGAATCGCTATCACTGATCCAGCAACCCAATCACGACGACGGCAGCGGACGCGAGCCTCGTTACTACCAGCAGGTCGCCATCAACCGAGCCATCGAAGCCGTCGCGAAAGGTAGCGACCGAATGATGTTGGTCATGGCCACCGGCACCGGCAAGACCTACACCGCGTTCCAAATCATTTGGCGTTTGTGGAAAGCCAAAGCGAAGAAGCGAATCCTATTCCTCGCTGATCGCAACATCCTGGTCGATCAAACCATGCTGCAAGACTTCGCCCCGTTCGGCGACGTCATGCACAAGATCCAAAACCGCGAGGCCAAGAAGAACTACGAAATCTATCTCTCGCTGTATCAGGCAGTCACAGGCAACGATGAAGCCAAACAGATCTTCCGCCAGTTTCCGCCAGACTTCTTCGACCTGATCATCGTCGACGAATGTCACCGTGGCAGTGCCAACGAAGACTCCGCTTGGCGAACGATTCTTGAATACTTCGAATCGGCAACCCAGATCGGATTGACCGCGACACCGAAGGAGAAAGCCGCCAAGGAAGACAGTGAAGGAAGGCGGCAGATCCACGACCCCGAGTTTAACTACAAATACTTCGGGGAGCCGATCTACACGTACTCGCTCAAACAGGGCATCGAAGATGGATATCTGGCACCCTACAAAGTCATCCGCATCGTCAGCGATGTTGATGCAGTGGGTTTTCGTCCGACGCCGGGCCAAACTGATCGCGCCGGTCAAGTCATCGAGGATCGCGAGTATTTCTCGGGCGACTTTGACCGGCAAATGATTTTGACCAGGCGAACGGAGTTCGTGGCGTCAAAGGTCTGGCGTTATTTGCAGGCCACCGACCCGATGTCCAAGACGATTGTCTTCTGTGACGACCAGCCACACGCCGAACGGATGCGACAAGCTCTGGTCAACTTGATCCCCGAAGCCGCGTCGAACCGTCGCTACGTCGTTCGCATCACCGGCGACGATCGCGAAGGCAAAGGTCAACTCGGTTACTTCATCGACCCCGACGAACCGTATCCCGTCATCGCGACAACCAGCAAATTGTTGACCACCGGTGTCGATGCGAAGACCTGCAAACTGATCGTCCTGGACCAAACCATCAACTCGATGACCGAGTTCAAGCAGATCATCGGCAGAGGAACTCGCATCAACGAGGACCACGACAAGCTGTTCTTCACGATCATGGACTTCAAAGGGGCGACACGCCTATTCGCTGATCCAGAATTCGATGGCGAACCCGACTCCATCTACACTCCCGGTCCCGATGACGACGTGGTTCCGCAAGACGAAGACGACATCGGCGATAATGCCGACACGGGCGACGACGATAGCGAAACCGACGGCCCCGATGATTCTGGCGATGGCGACGACACCGGCGACGACCCTCCGCTACCGGGCCGACAGCGTTACATCGTCGACGATCAAGACGTCGGCGACGGCATTACGCAAACTCGCTACCTCGACGCCAGCGGCCAGCTCCGCACCACCGAATACCGCGTCCATCTGCGAGACGAGATTAAGCGTTGCCTGTTGCACGAATACGCTACGCTGGAAGCCTTCATTTCGCGGTGGACTGGATCCGAACGCAAGCGAGTGGTCTTGTCCGAACTGTCCAACGTCGGCATCCAAATGGACTCGTTGTACGAAGCAGTGCCGGGATCGGCGGAGATGGACGTTCTCGACTTGTTGCTGCACATTGTTTGGGACCAGAAGCCATTGACCCGCCGCGAACGAGCCGATCGTGTTCGCAAACGCAACTACTTCGGCAAATACGGTGACGATGCCCGAGCGGTACTGGAAGCGTTACTTGATAAGTATGCCGAGAACGGTATCGTCGACATCGAGGACGCCAAAATCCTCGAACTGCCACCCTTTACTGGGTTTGGCACCAAGACAGAAATTCGCCGCCAGATCTTTGGAGGCAACGAAGAATATTCGGCCGCTCTCACGGATCTCGAAAAGGCTCTTTACGAAAGAGATGATTCGACAGCGGCGTAACGCGACTCCCATCCAACCATTCATCGAAACATTTAGGCAAACTAGAGAATGAGTCTCTCGTCAACGATCAAATCCATCCAAGACATCATGCGGAAAGATGATGGTGTGGACGGAGACGCCCAGCGGATCGGGCAACTCACGTGGATGTTGTTCCTGAAGATCTACGATCAACGGGAAGAAGAATGGGAAGACGACGCGGCCGACGCCGGCAAGAAATTCAAGAGCGTCATCCCCGAAGAATGTCGTTGGCGGAATTGGGCTAAAGAGAAAGACGGCGCGCCGGTGATCCCACCCAGCGACCTGATCGAACACGTCAATGCAGTCGTCTTTCCCAAACTGAAAGACCTTCCGATTCCACGGGGCGACGATGCCCGAGCCGCCAAGGCCAAAGTCGTCCGCGAAGTCTTCGCCGACGCCAATAACTACATGAAGTCCGGCACGTTGATGCTGGACGTCATCTTGAAACTCGATCAAGCAATCAATTTTCATAACCAAGGTAACCGCGACGAGCTGGGGCAGCTCTACGAACAAGTCCTCAGCGACTTGCGAGCGGCGGGCAACGCGGGCGAGTTCTACACGCCCCGAGCGGTCACCGAGTTCATGGTGCGGATTGTCAATCCGAGCCTGAAACAACGTGAAGTCGTCCTCGATCCCGCCTGCGGCACCGGCGGTTTCTTGACCGCGACGATCGAGAACTTTCGTCGGCAACTGACCAAACGATCCAGTGCCAAGGATCGCACCGCGATCGAGCAGTGCATTCGCGGCATCGAAAAGAAACAACTGCCGCACCTGCTGTGCGTCACCAACTTGTTGCTACACGGCATCGACGTCCCCAGTCAAGTCGAGCACACCAACACGCTGGCCCGAGGCTACAACGATTGGAACAAATCGGAACGCGTCGACTGCGTCATCACCAATCCACCCTTCGGCGGCATGGAAGAAGACGGCATCGCGGATAGCTTTCCGGCAGACATTCAAACCCGCGAAACCGCCGACATGTTCCTGTCGCTAATCGTCAAAAAACTGCTCAAACCCGGCGGCCGTGCTGCGATCGTTTTGCCCGATGGCACGCTGTTTGGCGACGGCGTCAAAGCGGTCATCAAACGCAAGCTTCTCGAAGACTGTAACCTGCACACGATTGTCCGGCTGCCCAACGGCGTGTTCAATCCCTACACCGGCATCAAAACCAACCTGCTGTTCTTCACCCAAGGCACACCGACCGAAACGATCTGGTTCTACGAGCACCGCTATCCCGAGGGCCAGAAAAGTTACTCCAAAACCAAGCCAATGCGATTGGAAGAACTCGACCCGATCGCCGAGTGGTGGGGCGACGAAAAAGACGGCTTCGCATCTCGCGTCGAAACCGAACAAGCCTGGAAAGTCGACTTCGCTGCATTGCGTGCTGACGCGGAAGCCAGAGCCCAACCGCACTGGGACAAAGCCGAGTCCCTTAAAAACGAAGCGTCGGCGATCTACGAAAACTTGAAAGCGTTAAAAGCGTCCGCCCGCAGCGAATCGGACAAGAAGAAAAAGAAGCAGATTGAAAAGGAAGCCGCCGAGGTCGAACAGCAACACGAGACGCTCACAAACCAGAGCAAGAACGAGCAATCCGCCGGCGACCAGATTTACTGGCCCATCTACAACTTGGATATCAAGAACCCGAATACGGTCGAAGACGGTCCCGGCGATCCTGACAAATTACTGAAGCAGCTCAAAGTGATCCGAGCCAAGACGGATGAAACGATTGATGAGTTAAAGCAGGAACTTGAAGCGGCGTTGGCTGGAGTAGCCGAATGAACGTCGCCGAGAAAACGAGTTCATACGCGACTCAAAATAGTGAACTAGCTCGTAAAGATTCCGTTGATGTTGCCGCCGCGAGCGAAACCGCTGGTGGACTTGAGCAAGTCCGCAATATGATTCTCGCTGTAGCAGTGCAAGGAAGATTGGAAAGGCAATCCGAAAAAGACGAATCTGCCGCTTTGCTTCTCAATCGAATAAGAGATGTACGTAAGAAGAAGCCGGCAAAAGTTGCAGGCACTGTACGCAAGCTGCGCCCTCTTCCCGAATCATGGGAATGGGCCGCGTTCTCCGACGTCGCGCAAATCGCATCAAATTTGGTTGACCCAAAGCAACACATGACCGCGTTTCATGTAGCTCCAAATCATATTGAGAAGGGATCTGGCCGTTTGCTGGATTGCCGGACAGTTGCGGAGGACAAAGTTAAGAGCAGCAAGCATCAATTCTTTGCTGGACAAATCCTGTATTCAAAGATCCGTCCAAACCTATCCAAAGCTGTCATCGTCGACTTTGATGGACTTTGCAGTGCCGATATGTATCCGATTAATCCGTACATTGACGCTCGTTACCTGCTCACGTTCATCTTATCGCCAATTTTTCTTCGGTTCGCGATCAAAACAGATACGCGGGTAGCGATGCCCAAAATCAACCAGACCGCATTGAACCAAATCCCTGTTGCGGTTCCCCCACTTGCCGAGCAGAAGCGGATTGTGTCGAAGGTGGATCGTTTAATGGGGATTTGTGATCGGCTGGAGTCGGAGCGTCGGGAGACGTTGTCGCTGACCGACCGGAGCCGCCGCAGCGTGCTTGCGAGTCTTACTAGCAGCCGCGATGCCAGCGAACTGGCATCGAGTTGGCGTCGCCTCTCGGACCACTTCGAGATCCTCCACAACCGCCCCGAAACCCTCGCCGACCTCCGCCAAACCACCCTCGCCCTCGCCGTCCAAGGCAAACTCGTCAAACAAGATCCCAATGATGAGCCGGCTTTTGAAGCGAAATTGGAAGACTTGCTGCGGGAAAAGTCACTCAACGGGTACTCAAAAAAGCCGGGTGAAGATGAAAATGGTGTGCCGATCCTTAGGATCAGCGCTGGAACCGCTCGTAATGATTTCTACGTGGAGGAGTCCGATCACAAATGGATCGAGCTCACCGATGTCGAGATTGATAAGTTTCGGCTAGAGCGAGACGATCTGCTAGCGTGCCGATTCAATGGAAATCTTCATTTTGTTGGACGTTTTTCGCTGTACCGGTCGTGCAGCGACACTACGCAGGTCTTTCCGGACAAGCTCATTCGCTTCCGTGTAGACCTGAGTCGCTTAAATCCACGTTTTGCAGTTTTCGCTTTGAACTCTGCAAGCTCTCGCAAAAAGATTGAATCATTTTGCGCGACTACCGCAGGAAACATCGGCATCAGTGCAACGAATCTAAAGACGATCGTGCTCCGAGTTCCTCCGCTCAAGGAGCAGGAAAAGATCGCCACTAAGGTGGACCGCCTATTGGCCCAATGCGACCGCGTCGCCGAACAGCTTCGTGATCGCCAAGCGACCACCGAACAACTTCTCACCGCGACGATTCATCAGATATTGAAGACGAGCGAGGATAGATCACAGTGACGGGAACAATCAATCGAGATGCGGAACTGAACACTCCAAGACTGAGGACTCGACTTCGTAGTCGACGAGTTTATTTATAAAGTGCTGAAGAGTGAGTCGACAGACTACCAGACCATCAACAGGTCTAACACACAATTAAGATCTTGCTAAACGGCTAACGATGATGATTGAAGAGCGATCTGAATATCCCGAGAAAATACGCATTTTCTTGAGCGCTTCAGCACAAGACAAAAGGGCTCAGCAACTTTACGAAGAGCTAGGACAAAATGGCTATTCCGTGTGGATGCCCAGTCGGGATCTACTTGCAGGAGACGAATGGCATCGCTCAAGCATAATGGCAATGCGAGACGCTGCCTTTATCTTGTTCTGTATATCCGATTCTTCTAACAGCTCCCGTTGGCAGGCGGAAGAAATCCTGCGAGGTTTCGAGCTTGCAGGTAATCGCTCGAATAGCATCCCGATGATTCCGGTATTGTTGGATCCATCGGAGGTCCCCAAGCGTCTTAGCCAGCTTAAAGCGGTTGACTTAACGAACACCGAAAGTTTCCGGCCAGTTCTTGAGGCGATAGATGGGCACCTGAAAAGAGAGGCAGACTTAGCCCTATCAAGCAAGTTCGACTCACTCTACGTCGAAAGCATACGAATCAAAAACATTCGATGTTTTGACAGTCTTGAAATTTCGTTCGTGGAAAATGGCCTGCCTGCAATGTGGAACATGTTGCTGGGTGATAATGCCGCAGGAAAGACAACCATCATTCGCTGCATCGCACTTGGACTCGCGGGTGAAAGCGAAGTTCCGTCTCTGCTTTCTAAAGTTCCAGGCGACTTTGTTCGGAGCGGTCAAAAGTCAGGAAGTATTGACCTAAAGCTCCGAAGTCGAAAAACGGGCGAACGATTCTCGGTCCAAACGAAAATCGAAGCTCGTAAATCGAACTCCCAAGAACAAGTAAGGAAATCGACAAAACCGAAAGACTTTCCCTGGTCTCAGGTTTTTGCTGCTGGATATGGCACACAACGAACTCGAGTAGCAGACCTGAGCCATCGTGGCTACTCTCGCATGCTGGCCGTCGGAACCCTTTTCGATCCGGATGCATCGTTGATGAATCCAGAGGTAGTGCTGCTTCGCCATCGAACGGATGTACGCCATCGAATGGAGCGAAAACTTCTCAGCATACTTCTACTTGATACTGACGATGACCAGCTCATGTTCGAGGAGGACGGTCTCGCGGTTAGCGGACCATGGGGAACCCTTCCACTGAACGTTTTGAGCGACGGTTACAGGTCGACAAGCCAATGGATTTTGGACTTTCTTGGACAAAGTGTTCTTGCCGGTCGGCTATCAGAACAGAACGAGCCAGGCGGGATTCTCATAATCGACGAGTTGGAACAACACCTGCATCCCAAGTGGCAACGCCTAATCGTGCAGAGGTTGCGTAAACAGTTTCCGGACACCCAGTTCTTTACAAGTACTCATACTCCGCTTGCCGCATCAGGAGTTACAGACGTTAATTCTGGGACCTTAACCCGTTTTGATCGCCATTTGGACAATGTATCAACGGCGGAGCGACTCGATCGTCATAGGTTCGACGGCGTTCGCGCCGATCAGTGGCTTGCCTCAGATGCGTTTGGTCTCGTAACGACTCGCACTCCGGGAGCCGCTGATGAGTTGCAGCGATACATCGAACTCGTAAAGCAAGATCAGGCATCGGATTCAGCCGAATTGAATGAACTCCGGAGGCGGATGAGTGACCGCAACACCTTTGGGGAGTCCGAGTACGAACGTGAGATTGTGAAGGCAGTCAGCGAGGTTTTGGATCAACGTCGATCTGAGAAACCCAAAGAGCCATTTAGTGAAGAGACGAAGTCGAAGTTACGTGAAATATTCGGGAAAGGGGGTAGGAAATGATTAAGATCACGTTTGAAGAACCAACAACCCGCATATGGAAACTTTGGAGAACTGCTTGCAAAAAGGCCACTGACGAGATTGTTGCCGCCGTAGCGAATGGGCATTCCCCTGAAGTAAAGGATGTGTATCGCCGCAAGTCAATTAAGAAAGGAGTGTTCTTCAGCAAGACTGGACCGTTCAGCGGGAAGTGTGCCTACTGCGAATGCTACATAACTGACTTTCAACACGGTGATGTAGAGCACTATCGTCCAAAGAAGGGAGTTACCGACGAGGATGACATTCCCATAAAGCGAGTTGCCGGTGACGGTTCACAAGTCGAGCATCCTGGCTACTATTGGCTCGCTTACGACTGGCAGAATCTGCTGCCTTCGTGCATCGCGTGCAACCAAGCCACGAAAGTTGATGACACGAAAATTGGAAAACACAATCGCTTTCCCGTTACAGGAACGCACGCGTTTGATCAATCGTCGATTGGTTCGGAGAAGCCACTTCTCCTAAATCCGCTTGTCGACGCCCCGGAAGATCACCTGGAGATTGATACGGCGACGGGCTTGATGGTCGAGAAGTCAGATCGCGGCAAGATGTCAATTCAGATTTTCGGACTGAACTTGCGAGATCGCTTACCCGAAACGCGATTAAAAGCAATTGGGCAAGTCAAGGTTGCCATCGACAAGATCCTGCACAATCCTTCTCTTCGAGACGAGGCCACGGCCGAGCTAAAGGCAATCGTAGATGGGGAAACAGAATATGCGTTTGCGGCCAGAGCGTATCTTGCTGAAATCAGTCCAAGTCTAGCTCCATACATCTCGTAGATTTGTATCTAGGCTTCGTCCGAACCGAATGACCTAACGTGTCACAATCCAACGAACAATTACGTGAAGGAAAACAGGTGAAGCAACTCGAGGCAGTCAAGATTTTGAATGCGATCGTTCATCTTGTCGATTCGGTCAAGGCGGATTTAACTCTCTCTACGCGTGAACTGACGATGGGCAAAGACTCTGATCTGGCTGAATACTTCCAGGATCACATCAGGAATTCACTGTGCGATCCGTCTACCAGAACAGCCACGTTCGCAAAAGATTCGAAATTTGCTCCGATTGCGAATACCGCGATTACTTCACCCGCGAAATTCGTTGAAACTTCCAAAGAGATCGCGAAGCATCTGTACAAATCAAGCGACAAACGGATTTCTAGTGGTGCCGTTGCGATTTGCCTCTATTCATCTCCACAAGAGCCAAAAGTCACTCGCTTCTTGGCGGTTCTGAAGCTAGATCCAGCAGACGGATTTCACCCTGTTGAGAAAAACGATGGAAAGGGAAATGTATGGGTCGAGTTTGAAAAGGTCGAGGATGTCGTTCCGTCTAGCAGAGAAAAGCTTCTGAAGTGTGCCTTTATTCGGCCTCGACCAAAGGAGGTTGCGATGGATTACGACATGGTCGTTCTGGACAGACAGTCGGCTGGCACAACAAACGAGCCGGCCAAGTTTTTTATGCAGAAATTCTTAGGGGCGGAACACTTTGGCGATTCGTCCGACATGACAAAGAAATTCTATAGCTCCGGCGTTAAGGCCGTCGAGATGCTTCGACCAGCAATTGGCAACCAGAAAGCTGAGGATATTCGCAA harbors:
- a CDS encoding DNA adenine methylase, with protein sequence MGGKSLLANWILDYFPDHRTYVEPYGGMANVLLKKQPCEIEVYNDLDFRLVNLFRVIRNPAELQVLQQMCELTPYSRKEFESLVQQEEPSDPVQRAYWFFVRCRQARGGLGSQALTPSAWATSKRARRQMPEPVSKYLSAVDGLPEVADRFRTVVVESLPALEIFKKYDADDSLFYCDPPYPHSTLANQKQPLYGCTMSDADHLEFLITIKALKAKVIVSGYSTPAYDRELSSWRKRERSTHVQFSNSGGSRSEALWMNF
- a CDS encoding XRE family transcriptional regulator, translating into MHFGDYPSEKFIHKPAEALNADEDELLLADKVSAGIREKIRQRPELFRKLAEMDKKTLDSVESAINAAS
- a CDS encoding type I restriction-modification system subunit M; the encoded protein is MSLSSTIKSIQDIMRKDDGVDGDAQRIGQLTWMLFLKIYDQREEEWEDDAADAGKKFKSVIPEECRWRNWAKEKDGAPVIPPSDLIEHVNAVVFPKLKDLPIPRGDDARAAKAKVVREVFADANNYMKSGTLMLDVILKLDQAINFHNQGNRDELGQLYEQVLSDLRAAGNAGEFYTPRAVTEFMVRIVNPSLKQREVVLDPACGTGGFLTATIENFRRQLTKRSSAKDRTAIEQCIRGIEKKQLPHLLCVTNLLLHGIDVPSQVEHTNTLARGYNDWNKSERVDCVITNPPFGGMEEDGIADSFPADIQTRETADMFLSLIVKKLLKPGGRAAIVLPDGTLFGDGVKAVIKRKLLEDCNLHTIVRLPNGVFNPYTGIKTNLLFFTQGTPTETIWFYEHRYPEGQKSYSKTKPMRLEELDPIAEWWGDEKDGFASRVETEQAWKVDFAALRADAEARAQPHWDKAESLKNEASAIYENLKALKASARSESDKKKKKQIEKEAAEVEQQHETLTNQSKNEQSAGDQIYWPIYNLDIKNPNTVEDGPGDPDKLLKQLKVIRAKTDETIDELKQELEAALAGVAE
- a CDS encoding restriction endonuclease subunit S, encoding MILAVAVQGRLERQSEKDESAALLLNRIRDVRKKKPAKVAGTVRKLRPLPESWEWAAFSDVAQIASNLVDPKQHMTAFHVAPNHIEKGSGRLLDCRTVAEDKVKSSKHQFFAGQILYSKIRPNLSKAVIVDFDGLCSADMYPINPYIDARYLLTFILSPIFLRFAIKTDTRVAMPKINQTALNQIPVAVPPLAEQKRIVSKVDRLMGICDRLESERRETLSLTDRSRRSVLASLTSSRDASELASSWRRLSDHFEILHNRPETLADLRQTTLALAVQGKLVKQDPNDEPAFEAKLEDLLREKSLNGYSKKPGEDENGVPILRISAGTARNDFYVEESDHKWIELTDVEIDKFRLERDDLLACRFNGNLHFVGRFSLYRSCSDTTQVFPDKLIRFRVDLSRLNPRFAVFALNSASSRKKIESFCATTAGNIGISATNLKTIVLRVPPLKEQEKIATKVDRLLAQCDRVAEQLRDRQATTEQLLTATIHQILKTSEDRSQ
- the hsdR gene encoding EcoAI/FtnUII family type I restriction enzme subunit R — encoded protein: MASRRNIEDYSERDVCTKLITPAILAAGWDQDQFREEVKLTAGRVVVRGNKATRLTGRDEEGGPKFADYVLYANLQTPLGIIEAKKNKYPVGHGMQQGLGYAERLDVPFAFSSNGDGFLMHDRTGLGNVTEKYLSMAEFPTYEDLWKRYRQWKGWDTDESLSLIQQPNHDDGSGREPRYYQQVAINRAIEAVAKGSDRMMLVMATGTGKTYTAFQIIWRLWKAKAKKRILFLADRNILVDQTMLQDFAPFGDVMHKIQNREAKKNYEIYLSLYQAVTGNDEAKQIFRQFPPDFFDLIIVDECHRGSANEDSAWRTILEYFESATQIGLTATPKEKAAKEDSEGRRQIHDPEFNYKYFGEPIYTYSLKQGIEDGYLAPYKVIRIVSDVDAVGFRPTPGQTDRAGQVIEDREYFSGDFDRQMILTRRTEFVASKVWRYLQATDPMSKTIVFCDDQPHAERMRQALVNLIPEAASNRRYVVRITGDDREGKGQLGYFIDPDEPYPVIATTSKLLTTGVDAKTCKLIVLDQTINSMTEFKQIIGRGTRINEDHDKLFFTIMDFKGATRLFADPEFDGEPDSIYTPGPDDDVVPQDEDDIGDNADTGDDDSETDGPDDSGDGDDTGDDPPLPGRQRYIVDDQDVGDGITQTRYLDASGQLRTTEYRVHLRDEIKRCLLHEYATLEAFISRWTGSERKRVVLSELSNVGIQMDSLYEAVPGSAEMDVLDLLLHIVWDQKPLTRRERADRVRKRNYFGKYGDDARAVLEALLDKYAENGIVDIEDAKILELPPFTGFGTKTEIRRQIFGGNEEYSAALTDLEKALYERDDSTAA